The Nitrospira sp. genome has a window encoding:
- a CDS encoding response regulator — MSSGSKNLRVLVVDDNPSIQEDFRKILEIQRANEDFHNVRAALFGEPLVQALERFELDYADQGQAALALVQMARREGRPYAVAFVDMRMPPGWDGLETVERLWEADGRLQVVICTAYADHSWAEIAARLGASDRFLILRKPFDAIEVQQIAASLTRKWELGRDTRLHIKDLVAQVNTRNRELQATNQLLEQQVAERTAELQRRNEELQRTVEALKEAKAEADDANQAKSQFLARMSHEIRTPMNGMLGMNELLLSTSLTDQQRHFAETIDNSGEQLVQIVNDILDLSKIEAGQMDLHIAGFDLVATVYAVINGFFAPAQKKGLSLECQIAPELPTVWRGDAARFRQILTNLVGNAVKFTEQGSILIHIEQIQNSRDNALFKVTVCDTGIGIPLDAQQKIFDPFAQADGSMTRRFGGTGLGLAIVKRLVALMGGDIGLTSSPGRGSTFWFTVCLEKQRASEGIGGEKKQVDSCTNLDVFISRGTSRTPTKPRSNARILLAEDNSTNQEVFRGMLELCGESVDVVRTGREAINALEGFRYDLILMDCEMPEMDGLAATAEIRRRGIRRADGTRVPIIALSGYALSSHQDACLAGGMDGFLAKPAGLKEIRSTLAQWLPTIKSQAA, encoded by the coding sequence ATGAGTTCGGGAAGTAAAAACCTTCGAGTCTTGGTAGTCGACGACAATCCGTCGATTCAGGAGGATTTTCGTAAAATCCTCGAAATACAGCGCGCAAATGAAGACTTTCATAACGTACGAGCAGCCCTCTTCGGGGAGCCTCTCGTGCAAGCCCTTGAGCGATTCGAACTAGATTATGCCGATCAAGGGCAAGCGGCATTGGCCCTGGTCCAGATGGCGCGCCGGGAGGGACGTCCGTATGCGGTGGCGTTTGTGGATATGCGGATGCCGCCCGGGTGGGATGGCTTAGAAACGGTGGAACGCCTCTGGGAAGCCGACGGACGGCTGCAAGTGGTGATCTGTACGGCCTATGCGGATCATTCGTGGGCAGAGATTGCGGCACGTTTGGGAGCCAGCGACCGGTTCCTCATCCTGCGAAAACCGTTTGACGCAATTGAGGTGCAGCAGATTGCCGCATCGCTCACACGGAAATGGGAATTAGGGCGTGACACCCGCCTGCATATCAAAGACCTCGTGGCACAGGTCAATACTCGAAATCGAGAACTCCAGGCCACGAACCAACTCCTTGAGCAGCAGGTGGCCGAGCGGACCGCGGAGCTTCAACGGCGTAACGAAGAGTTACAGCGAACGGTGGAGGCACTGAAAGAAGCCAAGGCAGAGGCAGATGATGCCAACCAGGCCAAATCGCAGTTCTTGGCCCGTATGAGCCACGAGATCCGGACGCCGATGAACGGCATGCTCGGTATGAATGAGCTGCTGCTCTCAACTTCCTTGACGGACCAACAACGTCATTTTGCTGAAACCATCGATAATTCCGGCGAGCAGCTGGTTCAGATCGTCAACGACATCCTCGACTTGTCCAAGATTGAAGCCGGGCAGATGGATCTCCACATCGCGGGGTTCGACTTGGTGGCAACTGTGTATGCTGTTATTAATGGGTTCTTCGCGCCGGCGCAGAAAAAAGGGCTGAGTTTAGAATGTCAGATCGCCCCCGAGCTGCCCACCGTGTGGCGAGGGGATGCCGCACGATTCCGGCAGATTCTGACCAATTTGGTGGGGAATGCCGTAAAGTTCACGGAACAAGGTAGCATCTTGATTCACATCGAGCAGATTCAGAATAGCCGTGACAACGCCTTATTCAAAGTGACGGTGTGCGATACCGGGATCGGCATCCCGCTCGATGCGCAGCAGAAGATCTTTGATCCCTTTGCCCAGGCGGATGGATCGATGACGAGGCGATTTGGGGGAACAGGGTTGGGGCTCGCGATCGTCAAACGGCTTGTCGCATTAATGGGGGGAGACATCGGCTTGACCAGTTCCCCGGGACGGGGTTCCACATTTTGGTTTACCGTCTGTCTTGAGAAACAGCGGGCGAGCGAAGGTATTGGGGGAGAGAAGAAGCAGGTGGATTCGTGCACGAACCTTGACGTATTCATCAGTAGGGGGACTAGCAGGACTCCCACGAAGCCACGGTCGAATGCGCGTATTCTCTTGGCCGAAGACAATTCGACGAATCAAGAGGTCTTCCGTGGCATGCTGGAGCTCTGCGGGGAATCAGTCGACGTGGTTAGGACTGGTAGAGAGGCGATCAATGCACTGGAAGGGTTCCGATACGACCTGATTTTGATGGATTGTGAAATGCCGGAGATGGACGGACTCGCCGCCACTGCGGAAATTCGCCGACGGGGGATTCGACGCGCAGACGGTACACGAGTCCCGATTATCGCCCTGTCCGGCTATGCGCTCAGTAGTCATCAAGATGCCTGCCTTGCAGGCGGTATGGATGGTTTTCTGGCGAAACCGGCAGGGTTGAAAGAGATTCGAAGTACGCTTGCCCAGTGGCTGCCAACCATCAAATCGCAGGCCGCCTAG
- a CDS encoding diguanylate cyclase, giving the protein MHISNSHHKHRILVVDDNLSVHNDFRRIFNPESESKDLAEARVALFGEAPSIDPHEPFEVDCADQGRTALALVEAADKVGRPYAVAFVDMRMPPGWDGLETIEHLWKVNSTLQVVVCSAYSDQPWEEIRDRIGRTDKLLILQKPFNSIEVLQQATALCRKWDLVNKTVGRLNELSHQVDERTEELQHANRQLAEMNSALMRTVANLEAAQAKILRQNSELERLASRDPLTGCLNRRAFYAAFENAFSESREQGHELCCLMVDIDRFKRVNDYYGHAIGDQAIQAVASCLSAGLRLTDTVGRYGGEEFCLMFARTTLAEAADLAERVRIRIAIEAGSRVRMTSGLTLTVSIGISTSALGARTPLELIDQADKALYAAKEAGRNCVMAMDVLVPGLHPSEQLELQVRRVTPRSSSPAE; this is encoded by the coding sequence ATGCATATTTCTAACAGCCATCATAAACATCGAATCCTGGTCGTGGACGACAATCTGTCGGTCCACAATGACTTCCGGAGAATTTTCAACCCTGAAAGTGAGTCAAAGGATTTGGCTGAAGCGCGTGTGGCGCTCTTTGGGGAGGCTCCCTCGATCGATCCTCATGAACCCTTTGAGGTCGATTGCGCGGATCAAGGGCGCACGGCACTGGCCTTGGTTGAAGCCGCGGACAAAGTCGGACGACCCTATGCCGTTGCGTTTGTCGATATGCGGATGCCTCCGGGATGGGATGGGCTTGAAACCATCGAACATCTGTGGAAAGTCAATAGCACGTTGCAGGTGGTCGTCTGTTCAGCCTACTCGGATCAGCCTTGGGAGGAAATCAGGGATCGTATAGGCAGAACCGACAAATTATTGATCCTGCAGAAACCATTTAACAGCATCGAAGTTTTGCAACAGGCCACCGCGCTGTGTCGGAAATGGGATTTGGTGAATAAGACCGTTGGACGGCTCAATGAATTGAGCCACCAGGTCGATGAACGAACCGAGGAGCTTCAACACGCAAACAGGCAGCTCGCAGAGATGAACAGTGCGCTGATGCGGACCGTGGCAAACCTTGAAGCCGCACAGGCCAAAATCCTACGACAAAATAGTGAGTTGGAGCGACTGGCCTCTCGTGATCCGCTGACCGGGTGTTTGAACCGCCGCGCGTTTTACGCAGCGTTCGAGAACGCTTTCAGCGAGAGCCGCGAACAGGGCCATGAGCTGTGTTGTCTGATGGTCGATATCGACCGTTTTAAACGCGTGAATGATTACTACGGACATGCCATCGGAGATCAAGCCATCCAAGCGGTCGCTAGCTGTCTCTCGGCAGGGTTGCGGTTGACTGACACCGTTGGGCGGTACGGAGGAGAAGAGTTCTGCCTCATGTTCGCGCGTACGACGTTGGCCGAGGCCGCTGACCTGGCGGAACGGGTGCGGATTCGGATCGCCATAGAGGCAGGCAGCAGAGTGCGAATGACGTCTGGTTTGACACTGACCGTGAGTATTGGAATATCGACCAGTGCCTTAGGAGCACGGACTCCTTTGGAGTTGATCGACCAAGCTGATAAGGCGCTGTATGCGGCCAAAGAGGCAGGACGGAATTGTGTCATGGCGATGGACGTGTTGGTCCCAGGGCTTCATCCTTCCGAGCAACTTGAACTCCAAGTCCGGCGGGTTACTCCACGCTCAAGTTCACCGGCGGAATGA
- a CDS encoding succinate dehydrogenase cytochrome b subunit, which produces MTRLFSHFQSSVGSKVLLALSGLGLVSYIIFHMLGNLQVFEGPRALNSYAAFLRDMPIVLWTARIGLLSIVVLHVVLAIRLSLRNRRARPIAYATHGYRQASIASRTMAVSGSVVLLFLVFHLLHLTAGVVGPSPPDRIDADGYRDVYGKLIHAFQNPVIVLIYFAGQIGLVFHLSHAVSSSIQTLGLEHAALNRLFKAAGPSVALLVVLGNVAIILAVFLRIVR; this is translated from the coding sequence ATGACGCGTCTCTTTAGCCATTTCCAATCCTCGGTCGGTAGTAAGGTGTTGTTGGCTCTGAGCGGGCTCGGCCTCGTCAGCTATATCATCTTCCACATGTTGGGAAATCTCCAAGTATTCGAAGGACCCCGGGCGCTCAATAGCTACGCGGCATTTCTCCGCGATATGCCGATCGTGCTATGGACAGCTCGCATTGGCTTGTTGAGCATCGTGGTCCTTCATGTCGTACTGGCGATCCGTCTCAGCCTGCGTAATCGTCGTGCTCGTCCGATCGCGTACGCGACCCATGGGTATCGCCAAGCATCCATCGCCTCGAGAACGATGGCGGTATCTGGCAGTGTGGTGCTGCTCTTTCTTGTCTTCCATCTGCTGCATCTGACGGCAGGTGTGGTCGGGCCTTCGCCCCCCGATCGTATCGATGCGGACGGTTACCGCGATGTCTACGGCAAGCTGATTCATGCCTTTCAAAACCCCGTCATTGTTTTGATCTACTTCGCGGGACAGATCGGGCTCGTCTTTCACCTGAGCCATGCCGTGTCCAGTAGCATACAGACCCTTGGGCTTGAACATGCGGCGCTGAATCGCCTATTCAAGGCGGCTGGTCCTTCCGTTGCGCTCTTAGTGGTGCTCGGCAATGTTGCCATTATCCTTGCCGTCTTCCTGAGGATCGTGCGGTGA
- a CDS encoding fumarate reductase/succinate dehydrogenase flavoprotein subunit, producing MTKLDSKIPSGPLESKWDRHRFSEKLVSPHNKRKLTVIVVGTGLAGASAASTLGQLGYQVECFCFQDSPRRAHSIAAQGGINAAKNYQDDGDSVGRLFYDTIKGGDFRSREANVYRLAQISGQIIDQCVALGIPFAREYGGQLANRSFGGVQVSRTFYCRGQTGQQLLLGAYSALCWQIERGQVTMRPRTEMLDLIVVDGQARGIVVRDLVTGRISIHTAHVVVLATGGYSNVYYLSTNASGSNVTATYRAWKQGAAFANPCFTQIHPTAIPPSDAYQAKLTLMSESLRNDGRLWVPKMPGDTRAPREISEGERDYFLERRYPRFGNLAPRDIASRAVKAVCDEGRGVGPNGHGVYLDFAGVVEQHGLDVVSERYGNLFEMYHRITGEDAYHAPMRIYPAPHYTMGGLWVDYNLMSTIPGLFVIGEANFADHGANRLGASSLMQGLGDGYFILPYTIGHYLATAKLPPVTEDHTEARKAHHRVLNRMARLLAAKGRRTAASFHRELGSLLWNYCGMSRTKIGLKLALSSIPTLREDFWRDVVVPGTGDCFNQELEYAGRVADYLEFAELLCHDAWHRQESCGAHFREEYQTGDGEPTRDDTRFAHVAAWEYREGASPILHKEPLAFEFVQPTTRSYQ from the coding sequence ATCACGAAACTCGACTCAAAAATTCCATCCGGGCCATTGGAAAGCAAATGGGACCGGCATCGGTTCAGTGAGAAATTAGTCAGTCCTCACAACAAGCGGAAGCTCACCGTTATTGTCGTCGGGACCGGGTTGGCCGGTGCGAGCGCGGCTTCAACCTTGGGACAACTTGGCTATCAAGTGGAATGCTTTTGTTTCCAGGATAGCCCGCGTCGCGCGCACAGTATTGCGGCTCAAGGAGGCATTAATGCGGCGAAAAACTATCAAGACGACGGCGATAGCGTGGGGCGATTGTTTTATGACACGATCAAAGGAGGAGATTTTCGCTCGCGCGAAGCCAACGTCTATCGGCTCGCTCAAATCAGTGGGCAAATCATCGATCAGTGTGTCGCGCTCGGCATCCCGTTTGCCAGAGAATATGGCGGGCAGCTGGCGAACCGGTCTTTTGGTGGCGTTCAAGTCTCCCGTACCTTTTACTGTCGAGGGCAGACTGGGCAGCAATTACTCCTAGGCGCCTATTCCGCACTCTGTTGGCAGATTGAACGTGGTCAAGTCACGATGCGTCCACGTACGGAAATGCTCGACTTGATCGTGGTCGACGGCCAGGCTCGTGGCATTGTGGTTCGGGATTTGGTCACCGGACGTATCAGTATCCATACCGCTCATGTCGTCGTGCTTGCGACGGGAGGCTACAGCAATGTGTACTATCTCTCGACCAATGCGAGCGGGAGTAATGTCACGGCTACGTATCGCGCCTGGAAACAAGGCGCGGCCTTTGCCAATCCATGTTTTACCCAGATTCACCCGACGGCAATTCCTCCGAGTGATGCCTATCAGGCGAAGTTGACGCTCATGTCCGAGTCACTCCGGAACGACGGACGCTTGTGGGTGCCGAAAATGCCGGGCGATACCCGCGCTCCGCGTGAGATTTCTGAAGGAGAACGCGATTACTTCCTCGAGCGTCGGTATCCGCGATTCGGGAATCTTGCTCCGAGGGACATCGCGTCACGTGCGGTGAAGGCCGTGTGCGACGAAGGGCGTGGCGTCGGTCCGAACGGGCACGGTGTGTACCTCGACTTCGCCGGTGTGGTCGAGCAACACGGGCTCGATGTCGTGTCTGAACGGTATGGCAACCTCTTTGAAATGTATCACCGCATTACAGGGGAAGATGCCTATCATGCACCCATGCGGATTTATCCGGCGCCTCATTACACGATGGGGGGGCTCTGGGTGGATTACAATCTGATGAGCACGATTCCCGGACTGTTTGTGATCGGGGAAGCCAACTTCGCGGACCATGGAGCGAATCGGTTGGGAGCCAGTTCCCTGATGCAAGGACTGGGAGATGGCTATTTCATCCTACCGTATACGATCGGTCATTACCTGGCGACGGCGAAGCTCCCACCTGTTACGGAAGATCACACAGAAGCCCGCAAGGCGCATCATCGTGTGTTGAATCGTATGGCGCGCCTGTTGGCTGCGAAAGGTCGTCGAACAGCGGCCTCATTTCACCGAGAGCTCGGCAGCCTCTTGTGGAATTATTGTGGCATGTCTCGGACTAAAATAGGGTTGAAGCTGGCGCTCTCGTCGATCCCGACGCTTCGGGAGGATTTTTGGCGTGACGTCGTCGTTCCGGGAACAGGGGACTGCTTCAACCAGGAGCTGGAGTATGCCGGACGAGTGGCGGACTACCTGGAGTTCGCCGAACTGCTCTGCCACGACGCGTGGCATCGTCAGGAGTCGTGCGGGGCTCATTTTCGCGAAGAGTATCAGACGGGAGACGGTGAGCCAACACGGGATGACACCCGCTTCGCGCACGTTGCGGCATGGGAATACCGGGAAGGAGCGAGTCCTATCTTGCACAAGGAGCCGCTGGCCTTTGAATTCGTGCAGCCGACGACGAGAAGTTATCAATAG